The following are from one region of the Myotis daubentonii chromosome 2, mMyoDau2.1, whole genome shotgun sequence genome:
- the LOC132228421 gene encoding repressor of RNA polymerase III transcription MAF1 homolog: MKLLENSSFEAINSQLTVETGDAHIIGRVESYSCKMAGDDKHMFKQFCQEGQPHVLEALSPPQTSGLSPSRLSKSQGGEDEGPLIATLNESFRPDYDFSRARSHEFSREPSLSWVVNAVNCSLFSAVREDLKALKPQLWNAVDEEICLAKCDIYSYNPDLDSDPFGEDGSLWSFNYFFYNKRLKRIFFSCRSISGSTYTPSEAGNELDMELGEEEEELRDGGNEGGSAETSPMEDSVPVICM; encoded by the coding sequence ATGAAGCTGTTGGAGAACTCGAGCTTTGAGGCCATCAACTCACAGCTGACTGTAGAGACTGGAGATGCCCACATCATTGGCAGGGTCGAGAGCTACTCCTGTAAGATGGCGGGAGATGACAAGCACATGTTCAAGCAGTTCTGCCAGGAAGGCCAGCCACACGTGCTGGaggccctgtccccaccccagacctcGGGCCTCAGCCCCAGCAGACTGAGCAAGAGCCAAGGCGGCGAGGATGAGGGCCCCCTGATCGCCACGCTCAATGAGTCCTTCCGCCCCGACTACGACTTCAGCAGGGCCCGGAGCCACGAGTTCAGCCGGGAGCCCAGTCTCAGCTGGGTGGTGAATGCGGTCAACTGCAGTCTGTTCTCGGCTGTGCGGGAGGACTTAAAGGCCCTGAAGCCACAGCTGTGGAATGCAGTGGACGAGGAGATCTGCCTGGCCAAGTGTGACATCTACAGCTACAACCCGGACTTGGACTCGGACCCCTTTGGGGAAGATGGCAGCCTCTGGTCCTTTAACTACTTCTTCTACAACAAGCGGCTTAAGCGGATTTTCTTCAGCTGTCGCTCCATCAGTGGGTCCACGTACACACCCTCGGAGGCAGGCAATGAGCTGGAcatggagctgggggaggaggaggaggaactcaGAGATGGAGGCAATGAGGGCGGATCCGCGGAGACCAGCCCCATGGAGGACAGCGTCCCGGTGATCTGTATGTGA